TTCACATATGGCATCCAGATCATCCCAGTATTTTTTTTCCTCATCCGATAACTGTTCATAAAAATAATCACTTCCATACTTTTCCCAGTCATCGGCAGATATACCTGTCATCCGAAGCAATGACTGTTCCGCAACGTCATCTTCCTCTACAGACTCATAATCCTCATCATCTGCTTCTTCTGTTTTTTCTTCAAACGAAAAACGACCGACCGGTAATTCTGTATCTGTCAGAATTTCATCCGCATAAATGCTGTTACCATCCCCGGAAAACAAAAATGTCAGACTGCAAAAAACCACCGCCAATATTCCTGTTTTAAATTTTGTTCTTTTCATATGCATCCCTATTCTTACTCGTATCAAATATTGTTTTCATACCGTCCCAGTTTATCATGCAGCATTTTACCCAGACTAAAAACCGCTTCTTTCTCACTGGCACTCCACGTTCATTATACCTTCCTCTCCGTCATCAAACAAGTCTTATCCCTTGTATCTTTTGTATTTTTCCACAATCTTTTCTGTCAGGATTCTTCGATCAACTCCGAAAGCGGCGCAAATGTGTATCCCATTTCTTCCCATTTTGTCAGCAGCTCATCTAAAATCTCTCCATTCGTCTTTGAAGTGCTGTGCAATAAAACGATTGCTCCCGGATGGATTCTCGTCAGCAATTTATCAAATGCCTCTTCCTTCGTCGGCTGATCATCAACATTCCAGTCCACATAGGCAAGGCTCCAGAAAAATGTATGGTATCCAAGTTCTTTTGCCATCTCAAGGTTTTTTGTACTGTATTTTCCCTGTGGCGGGCGGTAATATTTTATCATTTCTTTGCCTGTGACTGTCTGGTACAATGACGCGACATCATCCATCTCTTTCTGAAACGAGGTCATGTCTGATATTGATGACATATCTGGATGATGATAAGTATGATTGCCGACAGCATGCCCTTCTGCCTCCATACGTTTTACAATATCCGGTGCACTCTCAAGAAAATGTCCCACAACAAAAAATGTCGCTTTTGCATTATGCTTTTTTAAAGCATCCAAAATCGGCTCTGTATTTCCATTTTCATAGCCGCAGTCAAATGTCAGATAAATAACATTTTTACTTTTATCTCCCACATACCACGCGTTGTATTTTTTTAATTCATCTGCCGTCACATTGCCGGTCGGCTGGGTTCCCTCCGCTCCAAAGCCCAGTCCCCAGTTATCTGCCTGATTCTGGACAGACACTGTCTCCACTGTTTTTTTCATCTGCTGTTTCTGCAGCGAACCTGCGCCCCAGCCTAAAAAGAACATAAAAACAAACAGTGCCGTCACTTTTAAAATTTTCTTTTTGTTATGGTTCATGTTTTTCCCTTCCATCCCGATTATTGATATTGCATAACATCTACGCATCGCTATCATGCATGAATGCTATACTTTACAATATTTCTTTTTGTATTCTATGTGGGAAGGCGCATGTACCATGCCCGGAAATATTGATCCCTGTATAAAAAACAAAGAGCCTGACATTTCTGTCAGACCCTCCGGGTAAATCCATCTTAAAAATAAATGGTTGGATAACGCTTTTTCTCCGGTTTCCATTATTGTAACCTGATATTTTTTTTCCTGTTCAGGCTGATTAATCCATATATCGAATTGTTCCTGATATTCCTGCAAATTTTCTGCTACATAATCAGGACATAAATATCCACCGTTTTTACACCTTTTTTAACATTGTATACAACGATAAATAAGAATTTCCTTTGTAATAAGCTAATCCATTATTCCAAACTATAATCCTGTTACTTTTATACATATTATCAATTGCCTTATTCAATTCACCTTTTGCATATCCACAACCTATTACATTCTGATACATAGCCGGATAATCAATAGAATTTTTTAAATTTGAATAACTTGCATATATTTGCCCATTATATCCGCAATCTCTTAAAAATTCAATTAATAAATCTCCATGTTTTATTTTCTTACCATGTACCACAGCATTTTTTTCAATTACATTATCATATTTTCCACTTACATATGTATCTATTATACCAACGCTATCATCACATAAACAAAAAAGTACTGTATACTGACATTTTTATTTTTGTCACATACAGTACTTTTCTTATCTGTATTCTTTTAAAAATTCTCTGCTCAGACTGCAATGCAAATCTTTTCTTTGCCCTTACTCATAGCGCAATGCATCGATGACTTCCATCTTTGAAGCCTTGTTCGCCGGATAATATCCGAAAAATACACCGGTCAGCATAGAGAAGAACAGTGAAAGCATGATCGCCGTTACAGAAGGATGCACCGTCATAATAATATAATTTGCATACTGAGAGTACATATTCTGAATGACAAATCCTGCCACTTTTCCAAGCAGTGCCCCGATTCCTATACCAATCAGTATACCGATGATACCTCCGATCAGACAAAGCATGATCGCCTCTATGACAAACTGCATACGGATGGTACGTCTTTTGGCACCAAGCGCCATACGGACACCGATCTCTCTTGTACGCTCCGTGATGGACACCAGCATGATATTCATAACGCCGACACCACCCACGATCAGTGAAATCGCTGCAATACCGGAAACCGCGATCGTGATCACGTTGAGTACCGTATTGATCATGCCAAGATCAGATGCCATATTGTATGCACTGACGTGGAAATTTTTGTTGTTTGCATACATCTCATCAAAATAAGATAAAACATCCGTTGTTGCCTGATTGACATCTGCAAGAGGATCGATCATAAGATTAAAATAATCATAACCAGTCCTGTCAGTCCCCTGCAGTTTAAAACAGGTCTGAAGAGGGATCATCAATTCTGTTACACGGTCTTTTTCCGGTATGGACGTGTCCACTTTTCCAAATAATGCTTGGTTATATACATAAACGCCAACTACAACAAAATCAAAAATTCCGCCATCCGATGTTGCAACAGAAAGTGTTTCACCGATCGGATCTTTACCTGCAAAGTATCTCTCTGCCATCGTATCTGCAATCAGGCATACTCTCTTTTTCCCCTGATTATCTGCCTTTGTCAGATTTCTTCCGGCATGCATTTCCAGTTTCATATACTCTAAATATTCCGGTGTGATACCATCAATATTGACATTTGCATAATTCTTGGAATCAGCATCATCTTTAATGGTTCCTGAACCAAGATAGTTCTGTGCTGCAACACCTGTTACCTCATCCGGATATTTTTCAATCAATCCATCGATCATATCCTGTGTAACATAATCACTGTCTGTCATCTCCGGCTGTTCCCAGGTAGCCCAGTCCTCATCATTTTCCGGATAACGTGCTTCCACATACGCCTGTACCATATTTCCGCCAAGGGAATTCATGGTTGCCGTCAGTGTACTCTGGATAGAACCACCGATCGTTGTGATAATGATCACTGAGCTGATACCGATGATGATTCCGAGCATTGTTAACAGGGAACGCATCTTATTGCTGGAAATACTCGTGACCGCCTCTTTGATATTTTCCCAAAACATTAATGCTCACCTCCATTATCTGCCACGATCTGTCCATCTAACAGAGTAACGATACGCTCTGTCTCCTGCGCAAGTTCCTGGGAGTGTGTGATCAGAACAATTGTTTTTCCCTGCTCCTCATGAAGCTTATGGAATAAGTCCATGACCATATGACCTGTCTTCGAATCGAGTGCTCCGGTCGGCTCATCTGCAAGAATGATCGCCGGATCATTGATCATGGCACGGGCGATCGCAACACGCTGTTTCTGACCACCGGAAAGTTCGTTTGGTCTGTGATCCGCACGGTCTTCCATTCCTACCATTTTGAGCATTTCCATGGCATGTTCTTTTCCGTTTTTGGAATGTTCCTCTCCATATAGTAATGGAACCATAACATTTTTTAATGCATTGGCTCTCGGAAGGAGATTAAAGTTCTGAAATACAAAACCAATCCTGCGGTTTCTGATCGCACTCCGTACTTCATCCGACATTCCATTGACATCCTGTCCCTCCAGATAATAATCTCCCTGTGTCTGGCGGTCGAGGACTCCTATAATATTCATAAGTGTACTCTTACCGGAACCGGATTCACCGACAATGGAAACAAATTCCCCTTTATTTACGGTAAGGTTGATTCCATGTAAAATTTCAAGTTCATTTGGTTTTCCCAAATAATATGTCTTAACGATATTTTCCATTCGGATTACTGGTTCACTCACTACTCATTTCCCTCCACGCTGGTGCTCATACCTTCTGCATCTGAGGTTTCATCTGTAGATGCGCCTGTTCCCATATCCTGCTCGGAATACATCTGTTCCGGTGTAAACTGCTGTCCTTCTGTCACCGTTCCGGAGTAATCATAAATTAATTTATCTCCTTCTGCCAGATCTCCACCGGTTACTTCCGTATAGTAATCTACTTCTTCACCAACTGTGATATTCTTCTTCACCGCTGTAGCAGAACCGTCTGCATTTGCCTCTGCAACAAGTACGTATGTATTTCCGTCATCATCCGTCTTGACAAGATCATAAGGAATCGCTAATACTTCACCTTTTTCCTTGATCATGACTTTTGCTTTTACTTCCATACCGACAAGTAATTCTTTGTTATCTAAAGATATCTCTACGGAATATCCTCCGGATGTTGTCTGTCCGTCAGATCCCGTGGACTGTCCTTTGACACGTACCACTCTGGTCACAGTTCCATTAATGGTCTCATCTCCCATGGCATCCGCTGTTACAGTTGCTTTCATTCCCTCTTCAATCTTTAAAATATCAGCTTCTTCCACAGTTGCCACCATTTTTAAAGAACTGGTATCTTCGATCGTTACAAGTGGTGTTTTTGAATCTGCATTAACATCTCCGACAGAAACATTGACTGCTGTCACAACTCCACCGCAAGGTGCTGTAATATTGCAATCTTCTAACTGTTCTTTTAAATCTGTCAGTTTATCTTTGGAAGATGAATCCGATCCTTTATACTTGTCAAGTTCTACCGCACGCTGTGCATCCTCGATCGTACGGTTCGTGGTCTCTAATACTTTCTGGTAATCTTCCTCAGCAGTAGTAACTGCTTTCTGTGCAGCTAACAAAGACTGAAATTCTGCATCCGATTTATCTTCACTCTTATCCCACATAATACTCTGTGCGTTATAAGCATCCTTTGCATCATCAATTGCTTTCTGTGCAGCTGCAAGCTGTGTCTGCTGATCTTCTTTTGCACGACTGACTGTTTCTGCTGTCTGCTGTGAATTAATACTGTCTGTCGCATTTGTATCAGACATATTTTTTTCGAGATCCGCAATCTGATCCTGAATCGTAGAGGAATCTAATGTACATAATACATCTCCCTCTTTTACAATATCTCCGACCTGAACATTAACTGCTGTGATTTCTGCTAACGCTTTTGAAGTTGCATTATTCTTCGTGATACCCGATACAGTACCTTTTAATGAAATCGTATCAGATAAATCTCTCTTCTGTACCGGCTCCACCTCTACTGTATTGACTGCTGTTGCTACCTGGCTTGTCATTTTCTTTACTGAACTTCCAATGATCGCAGCTACAACGACCAGAACCACAAGCACAATAATAACTACTTTTTTCTTTCCCTTTTTCGGTTTTGTCTTGTCACCCATTTTTATTTCTCCCTTTTCTTAAATCGATTTACGGTGATTGTATCATTATCCTTTCGCCAAAAAAAGGCACTTAAGCAAATATTAAGAAATCTTAAGTTTTCCATCCGTAAATCTTTCATTTTTGTATTACTGTAATAATACAGTAATCTCATTTGAGTGTCAAGACATTTTATTATTTTGGTATATTTTTATATACCAGAAATCTGGTATTTATTGAAATTTTCCATTTTCCCTCATCTTATCCCGAAAGTAAATCATCATTTCCCTCGTCAGACTAAGACCCTCCGGATCGTCCGGGACATCCTGGAAATCAACCCATTCTGCACATGCAAGTTCTTCCTCATCCAGTCTTATCGCATCTCCCGCATCATCCAGTTCACAAAAATAGCCAAGAAGCAGATTACTGTCAAATCCCCACGGCTGACTTTTGTAATAGCGTATATTTTTTACGGAAAGACCTACTTCTTCCTTCACTTCTCTTGCTACTGTCTCCTCGGCAGTTTCACCAATTTCCGTAAATCCTGCGATCAGTGCATACCGTTTATATTCACGGTTTGCATATTTTGTCATGAGGATCTTTCTGCCGTTTGTCACACCGACGATCACAGCCGGCGCAATTTTCGGGAAAACCATATTGTTACATTCCGGGCAGGAAAGCATTCTGAGCTTTTCGCTATGTACCAGTCTGTGTCCACACCTTCCACAATAGACATTATCGCGGTACCAGACATACAGATGCCATGCGGTCGCTGCAGCAAGTACCTGCTCTTTTGGCTGCATGGTACGCGTTTCAAACATTTTATAATATGCAAATCCCGGCACTTCTATCCCCTCTCCCGGATCTGTCAGAAAATAATCATCCTCCCCGATGGAAAAAAGATAAACACATGCCGGAATTTTCTTTTTCATTTCACAGCAGATTTCCGAAAGTTCTCCATATGTCAGATAACACATTTCTTCTCCATTTTTTACAAAAATACGGTTTTCTTTAAAAATCATAAGAAAACTTTTATCCTGCGGTACTTTTTTTTGATATTCATTACTAAGATGCATTGGGAAAATATCCTGAATCATGTCTGTTCTCCTTTATTTATATTTATTTTAATATCTGTACAAACCTGCATTGCTGCACTATCCATGCAGCCTGTTTCTCAAGACTGGCGGACAAAAAACGGATGATATTTCGCGTTGGAAATACCATCCGGTCTGTCATATTATTTATCCTTTTTTAATATGTTTATGTGTAAACAGATGCTCCTGACAATATTCGTAATTGCCATCACACTTTGAGCAGAAACGGAACTCTAAATTCGGATCATCAAGCTCTGTCCTGCCGCAGATGGCACACTTATGCTTGGTAATACCGGAACCCGGTCTTGGCTCTCTCATCTGGGACTTGAACTGCTGTCTCCTGTGTATTTCATGCGGCGAATACCGTTTGAAATTACGTGTTGAGAAGAAGAAAATGATAAAGTTGAGCAGTGACATAAAAATAGCCACACGCCCTGCCCAGCCACTGACAACAAACTCATAAAGTGTCAGTACCGCATATACAATTGCCATCCATTTCATCTTGATCGGGATAATAAAGTAAAGCATCACCTGCATATCCGGATACATCACTGCGAATGCAAGGAAAATGGACATATTGATATAATTTGTGGAAAATCCCGATGCAATCGAATAAGATATCTGCGCTGCTAACGCCGGCATCTGTGAAATTACAGAAGCATTCATTGAATAATAAATACCGTACAGGACAAATGCACCGATCACAGTAAATATCATACCGCCGAAAATGTAAACATTAAACCGGAAAGTTCCCCAGGTACGTTCAAGTGCCATACCAAGCTGATAATAAAATAATGCCATGATCAATAAGAAGATCAGGTTTGACTCTGTTGGCATAAATACCCATGTTACCAGTCTCCAGATCTGTCCATGTAAAATATGATATGGACTGAGTGTCAGATAGCTTAAAATACCTGGTGATACAGTTCCAAACACATAACCGACCGTATATGCCCCGATCAGCCAGATGATAAGGTTTGGAACTGCATAACGGCCAATTTTTCGTTCTAATTTATTTAACCAGTTCATCGGATAAACCCTAACCTTTCTTTGAAAACACTACTTTTTTCAGTATATCCGTATGCCTGTGCTTTGTCAATCCGGGCGGATTTTATTCATAAAAAGTTTATATTTTTCCCTGATTTGCACATTGTGTTTTGTAATATCATGTCGTATAATGTACTTTGCTTGGCGTTTGCCGGCATTCTTTTTAATAAGAAGAAACAGCTGATTTTTATATATTTTATCCGGAATTTTTCCCGGAATTACTGACTGGAGGAAATTATGGAAAATAATACGCTTCACAAACTCGG
The Roseburia rectibacter DNA segment above includes these coding regions:
- a CDS encoding polysaccharide deacetylase family protein — protein: MNHNKKKILKVTALFVFMFFLGWGAGSLQKQQMKKTVETVSVQNQADNWGLGFGAEGTQPTGNVTADELKKYNAWYVGDKSKNVIYLTFDCGYENGNTEPILDALKKHNAKATFFVVGHFLESAPDIVKRMEAEGHAVGNHTYHHPDMSSISDMTSFQKEMDDVASLYQTVTGKEMIKYYRPPQGKYSTKNLEMAKELGYHTFFWSLAYVDWNVDDQPTKEEAFDKLLTRIHPGAIVLLHSTSKTNGEILDELLTKWEEMGYTFAPLSELIEES
- a CDS encoding ABC transporter permease, coding for MFWENIKEAVTSISSNKMRSLLTMLGIIIGISSVIIITTIGGSIQSTLTATMNSLGGNMVQAYVEARYPENDEDWATWEQPEMTDSDYVTQDMIDGLIEKYPDEVTGVAAQNYLGSGTIKDDADSKNYANVNIDGITPEYLEYMKLEMHAGRNLTKADNQGKKRVCLIADTMAERYFAGKDPIGETLSVATSDGGIFDFVVVGVYVYNQALFGKVDTSIPEKDRVTELMIPLQTCFKLQGTDRTGYDYFNLMIDPLADVNQATTDVLSYFDEMYANNKNFHVSAYNMASDLGMINTVLNVITIAVSGIAAISLIVGGVGVMNIMLVSITERTREIGVRMALGAKRRTIRMQFVIEAIMLCLIGGIIGILIGIGIGALLGKVAGFVIQNMYSQYANYIIMTVHPSVTAIMLSLFFSMLTGVFFGYYPANKASKMEVIDALRYE
- a CDS encoding rhomboid family intramembrane serine protease, yielding MNWLNKLERKIGRYAVPNLIIWLIGAYTVGYVFGTVSPGILSYLTLSPYHILHGQIWRLVTWVFMPTESNLIFLLIMALFYYQLGMALERTWGTFRFNVYIFGGMIFTVIGAFVLYGIYYSMNASVISQMPALAAQISYSIASGFSTNYINMSIFLAFAVMYPDMQVMLYFIIPIKMKWMAIVYAVLTLYEFVVSGWAGRVAIFMSLLNFIIFFFSTRNFKRYSPHEIHRRQQFKSQMREPRPGSGITKHKCAICGRTELDDPNLEFRFCSKCDGNYEYCQEHLFTHKHIKKG
- the nudC gene encoding NAD(+) diphosphatase — protein: MIQDIFPMHLSNEYQKKVPQDKSFLMIFKENRIFVKNGEEMCYLTYGELSEICCEMKKKIPACVYLFSIGEDDYFLTDPGEGIEVPGFAYYKMFETRTMQPKEQVLAAATAWHLYVWYRDNVYCGRCGHRLVHSEKLRMLSCPECNNMVFPKIAPAVIVGVTNGRKILMTKYANREYKRYALIAGFTEIGETAEETVAREVKEEVGLSVKNIRYYKSQPWGFDSNLLLGYFCELDDAGDAIRLDEEELACAEWVDFQDVPDDPEGLSLTREMMIYFRDKMRENGKFQ
- a CDS encoding efflux RND transporter periplasmic adaptor subunit is translated as MGDKTKPKKGKKKVVIIVLVVLVVVAAIIGSSVKKMTSQVATAVNTVEVEPVQKRDLSDTISLKGTVSGITKNNATSKALAEITAVNVQVGDIVKEGDVLCTLDSSTIQDQIADLEKNMSDTNATDSINSQQTAETVSRAKEDQQTQLAAAQKAIDDAKDAYNAQSIMWDKSEDKSDAEFQSLLAAQKAVTTAEEDYQKVLETTNRTIEDAQRAVELDKYKGSDSSSKDKLTDLKEQLEDCNITAPCGGVVTAVNVSVGDVNADSKTPLVTIEDTSSLKMVATVEEADILKIEEGMKATVTADAMGDETINGTVTRVVRVKGQSTGSDGQTTSGGYSVEISLDNKELLVGMEVKAKVMIKEKGEVLAIPYDLVKTDDDGNTYVLVAEANADGSATAVKKNITVGEEVDYYTEVTGGDLAEGDKLIYDYSGTVTEGQQFTPEQMYSEQDMGTGASTDETSDAEGMSTSVEGNE
- a CDS encoding ABC transporter ATP-binding protein, with amino-acid sequence MENIVKTYYLGKPNELEILHGINLTVNKGEFVSIVGESGSGKSTLMNIIGVLDRQTQGDYYLEGQDVNGMSDEVRSAIRNRRIGFVFQNFNLLPRANALKNVMVPLLYGEEHSKNGKEHAMEMLKMVGMEDRADHRPNELSGGQKQRVAIARAMINDPAIILADEPTGALDSKTGHMVMDLFHKLHEEQGKTIVLITHSQELAQETERIVTLLDGQIVADNGGEH